In Alloyangia pacifica, the following proteins share a genomic window:
- a CDS encoding DMT family transporter: MPTQALIMLAAGIGIPVLAALNSRLGVWMGSPAAAAVILFCVALCASLIVLVSLDVRPLARAADAPKSLFLAGLFVAFYVLSVTYVAPTFGVGRAVFFVLLGQLISAAAIDHFGLFGVIATPISARRGLGLAMMAAGVFLAQR; encoded by the coding sequence ATGCCCACTCAAGCCCTGATCATGCTCGCCGCCGGGATCGGCATACCGGTGCTCGCCGCGCTCAATTCGCGGCTCGGTGTCTGGATGGGCTCGCCCGCGGCAGCGGCGGTGATCCTCTTCTGCGTTGCGTTGTGTGCCAGCCTGATCGTGCTTGTCTCGCTCGACGTCCGCCCCCTCGCGCGGGCGGCGGATGCCCCGAAGTCCCTGTTCCTTGCCGGGCTCTTCGTCGCCTTCTACGTGCTCAGCGTCACCTATGTCGCCCCGACCTTCGGGGTCGGGCGAGCGGTGTTCTTCGTGCTGCTGGGGCAGCTCATCAGCGCCGCGGCGATCGACCATTTCGGGCTTTTCGGCGTGATCGCCACACCGATCAGCGCGCGGCGCGGGCTGGGGCTGGCGATGATGGCGGCCGGCGTCTTCCTCGCGCAGCGCTGA
- a CDS encoding c-type cytochrome — protein MNTVMKGGIWAISAAGLLGLGACMEASMPEAADGQALFMDYCASCHGTTAVGNGPLAADLGITPADLTHIAARRGGEFPRAEVLSMIDGYARSDMEGPGMPEFGELLKGEEVPLDTGDGILTPTPRKMVALMEYLESIQVTD, from the coding sequence ATGAACACGGTGATGAAGGGCGGGATCTGGGCGATCTCCGCGGCGGGGCTGCTGGGCCTTGGGGCCTGTATGGAGGCCTCCATGCCCGAAGCGGCGGACGGCCAGGCGCTGTTCATGGACTATTGCGCGTCCTGCCATGGCACCACGGCGGTCGGCAACGGGCCGCTTGCGGCGGATCTCGGGATTACCCCCGCCGATCTCACCCATATTGCCGCGCGCCGCGGCGGCGAGTTCCCCCGCGCCGAGGTTCTCTCGATGATCGATGGCTACGCGCGCTCCGATATGGAGGGGCCGGGCATGCCGGAATTCGGCGAATTGCTGAAGGGCGAGGAAGTGCCGCTCGACACCGGCGACGGCATCCTGACGCCGACGCCGCGCAAGATGGTGGCGTTGATGGAATACCTCGAGTCGATTCAGGTCACCGACTGA
- a CDS encoding TetR/AcrR family transcriptional regulator, translated as MARTAGSHSDITGPRIREAALRLFAKHGYAAVSMRRIASEVGVQAGALYNYIPDKQALLFSLLKGHMDELLEAWEAEPHAADPLARLEAFVRFHIRFTLRRAESIFISYMELRNLEPENFAQIEALRRRYEGVLEQILRDGQAAGQLSVPDTRIAAFALIGMLTGVNTWYREGGRLSEQEVAALYWDMARKAVGAA; from the coding sequence ATGGCCCGTACCGCAGGATCGCATTCCGACATCACCGGGCCGCGGATCCGCGAGGCGGCGCTGCGGCTCTTTGCCAAGCACGGCTATGCCGCCGTCTCGATGCGCCGGATCGCGTCGGAGGTCGGCGTGCAGGCGGGGGCGCTCTACAATTACATCCCCGACAAGCAGGCCCTGCTCTTCTCGCTGCTCAAGGGCCATATGGACGAGCTTCTGGAGGCCTGGGAGGCCGAGCCGCATGCCGCCGATCCGCTGGCCCGGCTCGAGGCCTTTGTGCGCTTTCACATCCGCTTCACCCTGCGGCGCGCGGAATCGATCTTCATCTCCTACATGGAGCTGCGCAACCTCGAGCCGGAGAACTTCGCGCAGATCGAGGCGCTGCGCAGACGCTACGAAGGGGTGCTTGAGCAGATCCTGCGCGACGGACAGGCGGCGGGTCAGCTTTCGGTGCCCGACACGCGGATCGCCGCCTTTGCGCTGATCGGCATGCTGACCGGGGTGAACACCTGGTACCGCGAAGGCGGGCGGCTCTCCGAGCAGGAGGTCGCCGCGCTCTACTGGGACATGGCGCGCAAGGCGGTGGGCGCGGCCTAG